From one Simplicispira suum genomic stretch:
- a CDS encoding IscS subfamily cysteine desulfurase yields the protein MEMTPHFPIYLDYGATTPVDPRVVDAMIPWLREHFGNAASRSHAWGWEAEAAIERAREQVAELIGADPREIVWTSGATESTNLALKGAAQFYKGKGKHLITWKTEHKATLDTMRELERQGFEVSYLDVQEDGLINLDAFKAALRPDTVLVSVLFVNNEIGVIQDVAAIGAICRENGSLLHVDAAQATGRVEIDIKTLPVDLMSMTAHKTYGPKGVGALYVRRKPRVRLEAQIHGGGHERGMRSGTLPTHQIVGMGEAFRLIKLEMDEVNASARALQKRLLDGLKDIEQVFINGSLDHRVPQNLNISFNYVEGESLIMGIKGLAVSSGSACTSASLEPSYVLRALGRSDELAHSSLRMTIGRFTTEEEIDYAISTIRENVARLRELSPLWEMYQDGIDISTIQWAAH from the coding sequence ATGGAAATGACCCCGCACTTCCCTATATATCTAGATTACGGCGCCACCACGCCAGTGGACCCGCGCGTGGTCGATGCCATGATCCCCTGGCTGCGCGAGCATTTTGGCAACGCAGCGTCCCGCAGCCACGCCTGGGGCTGGGAAGCCGAAGCAGCGATTGAGCGTGCGCGCGAGCAAGTGGCCGAGCTGATAGGTGCGGATCCGCGCGAAATCGTCTGGACCAGCGGCGCCACCGAGTCCACGAATCTGGCGCTCAAGGGCGCGGCCCAGTTCTACAAAGGCAAGGGCAAGCACCTCATTACCTGGAAGACCGAGCACAAGGCCACGCTGGACACCATGCGCGAGCTGGAACGCCAGGGCTTTGAAGTCAGCTACCTCGACGTGCAGGAAGACGGTCTCATCAACCTCGACGCCTTCAAGGCCGCGTTGCGGCCGGACACCGTGCTGGTGAGCGTGCTGTTCGTGAACAACGAAATTGGCGTGATTCAGGACGTGGCCGCGATTGGCGCCATTTGCCGCGAAAACGGATCGCTGCTGCATGTCGATGCCGCGCAGGCCACGGGCCGGGTGGAAATCGACATCAAAACACTCCCTGTTGACCTGATGAGCATGACGGCGCACAAAACCTACGGCCCCAAGGGTGTGGGTGCGTTGTACGTGCGGCGCAAGCCACGCGTGCGCCTGGAGGCGCAGATTCACGGCGGTGGACACGAGCGCGGCATGCGCTCGGGCACCTTGCCCACGCACCAGATCGTCGGCATGGGCGAAGCGTTCCGCCTCATCAAGCTGGAGATGGACGAGGTGAATGCCAGCGCGCGGGCGCTGCAAAAGCGCCTGCTCGACGGTCTGAAAGACATTGAACAAGTCTTCATCAACGGCAGCCTCGACCACCGCGTCCCGCAGAACCTCAACATCAGCTTCAACTACGTTGAAGGCGAGTCGCTCATCATGGGCATCAAGGGCCTGGCCGTGTCGTCCGGCTCGGCCTGCACCTCGGCCAGCCTGGAACCCAGCTATGTGCTGCGCGCCTTGGGCCGCAGCGACGAATTGGCACACAGCAGCCTGCGCATGACGATCGGGCGCTTCACCACCGAAGAAGAGATCGACTACGCGATTTCCACCATTCGCGAAAACGTGGCCCGCCTGCGCGAACTCAGCCCGCTCTGGGAGATGTACCAGGACGGCATCGACATCAGCACCATCCAGTGGGCTGCCCACTGA
- a CDS encoding amino acid aminotransferase produces the protein MSLFSAVEMAPRDPILGLNEQFNADTNPKKVNLGVGVYFDDNGKLPLLQCVQAAEQKMMQKPTARGYLPIDGIVAYDNAVKALVFGADSEPVKSGRVATVQAIGGTGGLKIGADFLKKLSPNAKVLISDPSWENHRALFTNAGFEVGTYAYYDAEKRGVNFDGMLASLKAAAPGTIVVLHACCHNPTGYDITAAQWNQVIDVLKAGKLTPFLDMAYQGFGHGIAEDGAVIGKFVASGMNFFVSTSFSKSFSLYGERVGGLSVLCQDKEEAGRVLSQLKIVIRTNYSNPPTHGGAVVAAVLNDPELRALWEKELGEMRVRIKAMRQKLVDGLKAAGVKQDMSFITTQIGMFSYSGLSKAQMVRLRDEFGVYGTDTGRMCVAALNSQNIDYVCASIAKVM, from the coding sequence ATGTCTCTGTTTTCCGCTGTCGAAATGGCGCCCCGCGATCCGATTCTGGGCCTCAACGAGCAATTCAACGCCGATACCAACCCCAAAAAGGTGAACTTGGGCGTCGGCGTGTACTTCGACGACAACGGCAAACTCCCGCTGCTGCAGTGCGTGCAGGCAGCCGAGCAGAAGATGATGCAGAAACCCACGGCACGTGGCTACCTGCCTATCGATGGCATCGTTGCGTACGACAACGCGGTGAAAGCGCTGGTGTTTGGTGCCGACAGCGAGCCGGTCAAAAGCGGCCGCGTCGCCACGGTGCAGGCCATCGGCGGCACCGGCGGCCTGAAGATTGGCGCCGACTTTCTGAAGAAGCTCAGCCCCAACGCCAAAGTGCTTATCTCCGACCCAAGCTGGGAAAACCACCGTGCCCTGTTCACCAACGCGGGCTTCGAGGTCGGCACGTACGCGTACTACGACGCAGAAAAGCGCGGCGTGAACTTTGACGGCATGCTGGCCAGCCTGAAGGCCGCCGCCCCCGGCACCATCGTGGTGTTGCACGCCTGCTGCCACAACCCCACGGGCTACGACATCACCGCCGCCCAGTGGAACCAGGTGATCGACGTGCTCAAGGCCGGCAAGCTCACGCCTTTCCTCGACATGGCCTACCAGGGCTTTGGCCACGGCATTGCCGAGGACGGCGCGGTGATCGGCAAGTTCGTCGCGTCGGGCATGAACTTCTTTGTCTCCACCTCGTTCTCCAAGAGCTTCAGCCTGTACGGCGAACGCGTCGGCGGCCTCTCGGTGCTGTGCCAGGACAAGGAAGAAGCTGGCCGCGTGCTCAGCCAGCTCAAAATTGTCATCCGCACCAACTACAGCAACCCGCCCACGCACGGCGGCGCCGTGGTGGCTGCGGTGCTGAACGACCCCGAGCTGCGCGCCCTGTGGGAAAAAGAGCTGGGCGAAATGCGCGTGCGCATCAAGGCGATGCGGCAGAAGTTGGTGGATGGGTTGAAGGCGGCGGGTGTGAAGCAGGACATGAGCTTCATCACCACGCAGATCGGCATGTTCAGCTATTCGGGTCTGTCCAAGGCCCAGATGGTGCGGCTGCGCGATGAGTTTGGCGTGTATGGCACGGACACGGGGCGGATGTGTGTGGCTGCGCTGAATAGCCAGAATATTGACTATGTTTGTGCGTCGATTGCCAAGGTGATGTGA
- a CDS encoding DUF1294 domain-containing protein: MADTRNKPQPMTKYGSIVRWDATRAFGFIRSADSAGDVFFHVRDYRGATPPREGLAVVFEEIHVGGKGPRAMAVRTAASPQGAEDARSSDSKRTQRPAPAKRSAPTPRANQRQGKAHSPATGASLAYGLMLVWAALLAWGVWTQRLPLWTLAALAALNVVTLWMYAADKNAARAGRWRIPESNLHLLSLLGGWPAAWLAQQNMRHKTSKAEFRAVYWLTIVLHCGSLVFWLYRDLL, from the coding sequence ATGGCCGACACCCGAAACAAGCCCCAACCCATGACCAAATACGGCTCCATCGTCCGCTGGGACGCCACCCGCGCCTTCGGCTTTATCCGCAGCGCCGACTCCGCTGGCGATGTGTTCTTTCACGTACGCGACTACCGCGGCGCCACACCCCCGCGCGAAGGCCTTGCCGTGGTGTTTGAAGAAATCCACGTCGGCGGCAAAGGCCCGCGCGCCATGGCGGTGCGCACGGCGGCCAGCCCGCAGGGCGCCGAAGACGCACGCAGCAGCGACAGCAAGCGCACCCAACGCCCGGCACCCGCAAAGCGCTCGGCACCTACCCCCCGCGCAAACCAACGCCAGGGCAAAGCGCACTCACCCGCCACCGGCGCATCCTTGGCCTATGGCCTGATGCTGGTATGGGCCGCTTTGCTGGCCTGGGGCGTGTGGACGCAGCGGCTGCCGCTGTGGACGCTCGCAGCCCTGGCGGCGCTGAACGTCGTCACGCTGTGGATGTACGCGGCCGACAAGAACGCTGCACGTGCAGGCCGTTGGCGCATTCCTGAGTCAAATTTGCACCTGTTGTCTCTGCTCGGCGGCTGGCCCGCTGCCTGGCTGGCCCAGCAAAACATGCGGCACAAAACCAGCAAGGCGGAATTTCGTGCGGTGTACTGGCTCACCATCGTGCTGCATTGCGGCTCGCTGGTGTTCTGGCTCTATCGTGACTTGCTCTAG
- the iscA gene encoding iron-sulfur cluster assembly protein IscA yields the protein MAITLTEAAARHVSRYMERRGKGLGVRLGVKTSGCSGLAYQLEYVDEAAPEDVVFENHGVKLLIDPKSLAYLDGTQLDFVREGLNEGFKFSNPNERDRCGCGESFRV from the coding sequence ATGGCCATTACCCTGACCGAAGCAGCGGCCCGCCACGTGAGCCGCTATATGGAGCGGCGCGGCAAAGGGCTGGGCGTGCGCCTGGGCGTAAAGACCAGCGGTTGCTCGGGCCTGGCCTACCAACTTGAATACGTGGACGAAGCCGCGCCCGAAGACGTGGTGTTCGAGAACCACGGCGTCAAGCTGCTGATCGACCCCAAGAGCCTGGCCTACCTGGACGGAACGCAGCTCGACTTCGTCCGCGAAGGGCTGAACGAAGGCTTCAAGTTCAGCAACCCCAACGAGCGCGACCGCTGCGGGTGTGGCGAGAGCTTTAGGGTTTAG
- the hscB gene encoding Fe-S protein assembly co-chaperone HscB, with the protein MNLQSDDFELFGVERRFAQDRAQLDARWKELQRQAHPDRFASEGAAAQRVAMQWSVRINEAYQRLKEPLTRAAYLCELGGAPVGAEDNTAMPTQFLMQQMEWREALDDARSAQQIDALGLVVKNAERNALEQCAALLDESHDYPAAAQQVRALMFLARFARSVEQRADQLGQ; encoded by the coding sequence ATGAACCTCCAATCCGACGATTTCGAACTCTTTGGCGTGGAGCGCCGCTTCGCCCAGGACCGGGCGCAGCTTGACGCGCGCTGGAAGGAACTGCAGCGCCAGGCGCATCCGGACCGTTTTGCGTCTGAGGGCGCTGCCGCGCAGCGGGTCGCCATGCAGTGGTCGGTGCGCATCAACGAGGCCTACCAGCGGCTCAAAGAGCCGCTCACCCGCGCCGCCTATTTGTGCGAACTCGGTGGGGCGCCGGTGGGGGCCGAGGACAACACAGCGATGCCCACGCAATTCCTGATGCAACAGATGGAGTGGCGCGAGGCATTGGACGACGCCCGCAGTGCGCAGCAGATCGATGCCCTGGGCTTGGTGGTCAAGAACGCCGAGCGCAATGCGCTGGAGCAATGCGCTGCCTTGCTCGACGAATCGCACGACTACCCGGCGGCCGCGCAGCAGGTCAGAGCCCTCATGTTCCTTGCGCGTTTTGCGCGCAGCGTGGAGCAACGCGCCGATCAACTGGGACAATAG
- a CDS encoding Fe-S cluster assembly transcription factor, translating into MRLTTKGRFAVTAMIDLALRQGNGPVTLAAISQRQRISLSYLEQLFGKLRRHELVESTRGPGGGYTLARNAADITVADIIVSVDEPMDATQCGGKENCLGEAGRCMTHDLWATLNQRMVDFLASVNLQKLVDEQLAKGLQIEDKPVLRRAISTQPVIKPIRVNAPNSVFALGNVFAKS; encoded by the coding sequence ATGCGTCTTACCACCAAGGGCCGTTTTGCGGTCACCGCGATGATTGATCTGGCTCTGCGCCAAGGCAATGGTCCCGTCACCCTGGCCGCCATCAGCCAGCGCCAGCGCATTTCGCTCTCCTATCTGGAGCAGCTGTTTGGCAAGCTGCGCCGCCACGAGCTGGTCGAATCTACGCGCGGCCCCGGCGGCGGCTACACCCTGGCGCGCAATGCAGCCGACATCACCGTTGCCGACATCATTGTTTCCGTGGACGAACCCATGGACGCCACGCAGTGCGGCGGCAAGGAAAACTGCCTGGGCGAAGCCGGCCGCTGCATGACGCACGATCTGTGGGCCACGCTGAACCAGCGCATGGTCGATTTTCTGGCGTCGGTGAATCTGCAAAAATTGGTGGACGAGCAACTCGCCAAGGGGCTTCAGATTGAAGACAAACCCGTGCTGCGCCGCGCCATTTCCACCCAGCCGGTGATCAAGCCGATCCGCGTGAACGCGCCCAATTCAGTGTTTGCTTTGGGCAACGTGTTCGCGAAATCCTGA
- a CDS encoding cation:proton antiporter, protein MVHLSHILLLLGVAVAVVLIFQHLHIPTSLGYLLVGVILGPHTVGPIVDVPEFKTMAEFGVVFLLFTIGLNFSLPQLHALRDQVLGLGTGQVVFTTTLVGVTAWLAGLPAAVAFVIGAVFAQSSSTIIGSQLAEQKEENSPHGRLGLAMSVFQDVTAVPFLVVIPVLGMAVGADILALELGWAMVKALLAFSLVFYVGRWLLRPLFRFVTRRRSAEVFTLAVLLVALLAAWTTFSLGMSLAFGAFLAGMMLGETEFRHQVESSIRPFRDVLLGLFFIGIGMLFDPAAIPRIWHWALLGTLLLLVSKILLVAAMVKKSGIDTLMAWRTALLLAVGGEFGFALLAIALDAKVIDIDVGQIALTAVLFSMIAGAFLIRFNHAIASRLVGVRRDADQGLAHPLSDAPEPQVVIGGYGRVGHTIAVLLHASNVPFVAFDTDPKRVMQGRADGYPVLYGDITDAELLAAVHVERAALVVITLDDHANALRTVGVLRSSCPHVAVIARAQDLESSSRLIDAGATHAYPEAIEASLRLGATALRMLSIPTDDIDSMLQDVRDWDYKPVLENETAPEKNP, encoded by the coding sequence ATGGTTCATCTGTCACACATCCTGCTGCTGCTGGGCGTTGCGGTCGCCGTGGTGCTCATTTTTCAGCACCTGCACATTCCCACCAGCCTGGGCTACTTGCTGGTCGGGGTCATTCTCGGTCCGCACACGGTCGGACCGATTGTCGATGTACCGGAGTTCAAGACCATGGCGGAGTTTGGCGTGGTCTTTCTGCTGTTCACGATCGGGCTGAATTTCTCTTTGCCGCAGTTGCACGCCCTTCGCGATCAGGTGCTTGGGCTTGGCACGGGGCAGGTGGTCTTCACGACCACCTTGGTCGGTGTCACCGCTTGGTTGGCGGGACTGCCTGCCGCTGTGGCATTCGTCATCGGAGCGGTGTTTGCCCAGTCCTCCTCCACCATCATCGGCAGCCAGTTGGCAGAACAAAAGGAAGAGAACTCACCCCACGGCCGACTCGGGCTGGCAATGTCGGTGTTTCAGGACGTCACTGCGGTGCCTTTTCTGGTCGTCATTCCTGTGCTGGGCATGGCGGTGGGGGCCGATATCCTGGCTCTCGAGCTGGGTTGGGCAATGGTCAAAGCCCTGCTGGCGTTTTCCCTCGTGTTTTATGTTGGTCGCTGGTTGCTGCGCCCGCTGTTTCGCTTCGTCACGCGGCGCCGCTCAGCAGAGGTGTTTACGCTGGCCGTATTGCTAGTGGCATTGCTCGCCGCCTGGACGACCTTCAGCCTCGGCATGTCGCTGGCGTTCGGTGCGTTTCTGGCCGGCATGATGCTGGGCGAGACAGAGTTTCGTCACCAGGTTGAATCGAGCATCCGCCCTTTCCGAGACGTGCTGCTCGGCCTCTTTTTTATCGGTATCGGCATGTTGTTCGACCCGGCGGCGATCCCTCGCATATGGCATTGGGCTTTGCTTGGCACCTTGCTGCTGTTGGTGAGCAAGATCCTGCTGGTCGCGGCGATGGTGAAGAAGAGCGGCATTGACACTCTGATGGCGTGGCGCACGGCGTTGTTGCTGGCTGTGGGCGGAGAATTCGGTTTCGCCCTGCTGGCCATTGCCCTCGATGCCAAGGTGATCGACATCGATGTGGGGCAGATCGCGCTGACCGCCGTGCTGTTCTCGATGATTGCGGGGGCCTTTCTCATCCGCTTCAACCATGCCATCGCCTCTCGGCTGGTGGGCGTCCGCCGCGATGCAGACCAGGGCCTTGCGCACCCCTTGTCGGATGCTCCTGAACCGCAAGTGGTGATAGGTGGCTATGGTCGTGTCGGTCACACCATTGCCGTGTTGTTGCATGCCAGCAATGTGCCGTTTGTGGCCTTCGACACCGACCCGAAGCGGGTGATGCAAGGGCGGGCCGATGGTTACCCGGTGCTGTATGGCGATATCACCGATGCAGAGCTGCTGGCAGCGGTTCATGTGGAGCGGGCCGCCCTGGTTGTCATCACGCTGGATGATCACGCCAACGCGTTGCGCACCGTGGGGGTTTTGCGCAGCAGCTGCCCCCATGTTGCCGTCATCGCGCGGGCGCAAGACCTCGAATCGAGCTCACGACTCATTGACGCCGGAGCCACCCACGCCTATCCGGAGGCGATTGAAGCCAGCTTGCGCCTGGGAGCGACCGCGTTGCGGATGCTGTCGATTCCGACCGACGATATCGATAGCATGCTGCAGGATGTGCGCGATTGGGACTACAAACCCGTGCTCGAAAATGAAACCGCCCCGGAGAAAAATCCATGA
- a CDS encoding universal stress protein, whose protein sequence is MTSLKRILAATDLSAHARHATERAALVSKDTAALLDLLHVANLAPLERLRQLMDTSPEEMERRVLDAARQRLHDLAASLQQRYGVVAGTHAVVGPVLAELARQVDSQDAGLLVCGAKGESIIRHHLLGTTALRMLSTTKCPVLVVKQPPHESYRRLLVPVDFSPSSLRAIRHARSIAPQAGIVLLHTFEAPFEGKLRYASVDEDTINDYRVVARQEAIQKLHALCEKAGLLPYETHQIVLHGNPTLHIIEQEQEQDCDLIVVGKHGESVLEDLLLGSVTRYVLAESQSDVLVSV, encoded by the coding sequence ATGACATCGCTCAAACGTATTCTCGCCGCCACTGATTTGTCGGCCCACGCTCGCCACGCGACTGAACGCGCCGCCCTCGTGAGCAAGGATACGGCTGCGCTGCTCGATCTGCTGCATGTGGCCAATCTGGCGCCTCTGGAGCGGCTGCGGCAGTTGATGGACACATCGCCAGAGGAGATGGAGCGGCGGGTGCTCGATGCTGCGCGGCAACGGCTCCACGATCTGGCAGCTTCACTCCAGCAACGCTACGGTGTGGTTGCGGGCACGCATGCGGTGGTCGGCCCTGTGTTGGCGGAACTGGCCAGGCAGGTCGATAGCCAGGATGCCGGTCTGCTGGTTTGCGGAGCCAAAGGGGAAAGCATCATTCGGCACCATTTGCTGGGAACGACGGCGCTACGGATGTTGAGCACGACGAAATGTCCTGTTCTGGTGGTCAAGCAGCCCCCGCACGAATCCTATCGTCGGCTCCTTGTGCCCGTCGATTTTTCGCCTTCATCGCTGCGCGCGATCCGGCATGCACGCAGCATTGCCCCACAGGCTGGCATCGTTCTGCTGCATACCTTTGAGGCTCCTTTCGAGGGGAAGTTGCGCTACGCCAGCGTGGATGAGGACACCATCAACGACTATCGGGTCGTTGCCAGACAGGAAGCCATCCAGAAACTCCACGCACTGTGCGAGAAAGCCGGGCTGTTGCCCTACGAAACTCACCAGATCGTCCTACATGGCAATCCGACCTTGCACATCATCGAGCAAGAACAGGAGCAGGATTGCGATCTGATCGTGGTGGGCAAGCACGGTGAGAGCGTGCTGGAGGATCTGCTGCTGGGCAGCGTAACTAGGTACGTTCTGGCCGAATCGCAAAGCGACGTCCTGGTGTCGGTGTGA
- the uvrB gene encoding excinuclease ABC subunit UvrB gives MHEVTSAPATGEFLRFAGSPFELYQPYPPAGDQPEAIDKLVEGVRDGEVFQTLLGVTGSGKTFTMANVIARLGRPAIVFAPNKTLAAQLYSEFREFFPHNAVEYFVSYYDYYQPEAYVPQRDLFIEKDSAINEHIEQMRLSCTKSILERRDVVIVATVSAIYGIGNPESYHRMVMTLRTGDKLGQRDAIGQLVRMQYQRNDTDFARGTFRVRGDTIDVFPAEHSELAIRIELFDDEVESLQLFDPLTGRVRQSIPRFTVYPSSHYVTPRDQVLLAVEAIKHELSDRLKQLVGDGKLVEAQRLEQRTRFDLEMLSEVGHCKGIENYSRHLSGSAPGDPPSTLTDYMPPDALMFLDESHQMIGQLNAMYNGDRSRKTTLVEYGFRLPSALDNRPLKFEEFERRMRQAIFVSATPADYEKQHAGQVVEQLVRPTGLVDPEVQVRPATNQVDDVLQEIHIRVQKNERVLITTLTKRMAEQLTDYLSDNGVKVRYLHSDVDTVERVEIIRDLRLGAFDVLVGINLLREGLDIPEVSLVAILDADKEGFLRSERSLIQTIGRAARNLAGTAILYADRVTDSMAAAMGETQRRREKQVAHNLERGITPRSIVKQVRDLIDGVYSEKAGKEAERLAQGAVARARIEDMSEKEIAREIKHLEKQMLEHARNLEFEQAARVRDQLARLKDAAFGAHGGDNLVPFPAT, from the coding sequence ATGCACGAAGTTACCTCTGCGCCCGCTACGGGCGAATTCTTGCGCTTTGCGGGCTCGCCGTTCGAGCTGTACCAGCCGTACCCGCCAGCCGGCGACCAGCCCGAGGCCATCGACAAGCTGGTCGAAGGCGTGCGCGACGGCGAGGTGTTCCAGACGCTGCTGGGCGTGACCGGCTCGGGCAAAACCTTCACCATGGCCAATGTGATCGCGCGCCTGGGGCGGCCGGCGATCGTGTTTGCGCCCAACAAGACGCTGGCGGCGCAGTTGTATTCGGAGTTTCGCGAGTTCTTCCCGCACAACGCGGTCGAGTACTTCGTCAGCTACTACGACTACTACCAGCCCGAGGCCTACGTGCCGCAGCGCGACCTGTTCATCGAGAAAGACAGCGCCATCAACGAGCACATCGAGCAGATGCGGCTGTCGTGCACCAAAAGCATCCTGGAGCGGCGCGACGTGGTCATCGTCGCCACCGTCTCGGCCATCTACGGCATCGGCAACCCCGAGAGCTACCACCGCATGGTGATGACGCTCCGCACCGGCGACAAGCTGGGCCAGCGCGACGCCATTGGCCAATTGGTGCGCATGCAGTACCAGCGCAACGACACCGATTTTGCACGCGGCACGTTTCGCGTGCGCGGCGACACCATCGACGTGTTCCCGGCGGAACACTCGGAGTTGGCGATTCGCATCGAGCTGTTTGACGACGAGGTAGAGAGCCTGCAACTGTTCGACCCGCTCACCGGGCGTGTGCGCCAGAGCATTCCGCGCTTTACCGTCTATCCGAGCAGCCACTACGTCACGCCGCGCGACCAGGTGCTGTTGGCGGTGGAGGCAATCAAGCATGAGCTATCTGATCGCTTGAAGCAGCTGGTGGGCGATGGGAAATTGGTGGAAGCCCAGCGGCTGGAGCAGCGCACGCGCTTTGATCTGGAGATGCTGAGCGAGGTCGGACACTGCAAAGGCATTGAAAACTATTCGCGCCACCTCTCAGGCTCGGCCCCGGGCGACCCGCCGAGCACGCTGACCGACTACATGCCGCCCGACGCGCTGATGTTCCTGGACGAGAGCCACCAGATGATCGGCCAGCTCAACGCCATGTACAACGGCGACCGCTCGCGCAAGACCACGCTGGTCGAATACGGCTTTCGCCTGCCAAGCGCACTGGACAACCGCCCGCTCAAGTTTGAAGAGTTCGAGCGCCGCATGCGCCAAGCCATCTTCGTCTCGGCCACGCCGGCCGACTACGAAAAACAGCATGCCGGCCAGGTGGTGGAGCAGCTGGTGCGGCCGACTGGCCTGGTAGACCCTGAAGTGCAGGTGCGCCCCGCCACCAACCAGGTGGACGACGTGCTGCAGGAAATCCACATCCGCGTGCAGAAGAACGAGCGCGTCCTGATCACCACGCTGACCAAGCGCATGGCCGAGCAGCTGACCGACTATTTAAGCGACAACGGCGTCAAGGTGCGCTATTTGCACTCGGATGTCGACACGGTGGAGCGGGTGGAAATCATCCGTGACCTGCGCCTGGGCGCGTTTGACGTGCTGGTCGGCATCAACCTGCTGCGCGAAGGCCTGGACATTCCCGAGGTGTCGCTGGTCGCCATTCTGGACGCGGACAAGGAGGGTTTTCTGCGCTCGGAGCGCAGCCTGATCCAGACCATTGGCCGCGCAGCGCGCAACTTGGCCGGCACGGCCATTTTGTATGCCGACCGGGTGACGGATTCCATGGCGGCGGCCATGGGCGAAACCCAGCGCCGACGCGAAAAACAGGTGGCGCACAACCTGGAGCGCGGCATTACACCGCGCAGCATTGTCAAGCAGGTACGTGACCTGATTGACGGCGTCTACAGCGAAAAAGCAGGCAAGGAAGCCGAGCGGCTGGCGCAGGGCGCAGTCGCGCGTGCGCGCATTGAGGACATGAGCGAGAAAGAGATTGCACGCGAGATCAAACACCTGGAAAAACAGATGCTGGAGCACGCCCGCAACCTGGAGTTCGAACAGGCGGCGCGGGTGCGCGACCAGTTGGCAAGGCTCAAGGACGCTGCCTTTGGCGCGCACGGGGGCGACAACCTTGTTCCTTTCCCTGCAACTTGA
- the iscU gene encoding Fe-S cluster assembly scaffold IscU — translation MAYSEKVIDHYENPRNVGSFDKGDESVGTGMVGAPACGDVMKLQIKVNADTGVIEDARFKTYGCGSAIASSSLVTEWVKGKTLDEAAALKNSEIAQELALPPVKIHCSILAEDAIKAAVSDYKAKHGAAVPANA, via the coding sequence ATGGCTTATTCAGAAAAAGTAATCGACCACTACGAAAACCCGCGCAATGTCGGTTCCTTCGACAAGGGCGACGAATCGGTGGGTACCGGCATGGTCGGGGCCCCCGCCTGTGGCGACGTGATGAAGCTGCAGATCAAGGTCAACGCCGATACCGGCGTGATTGAAGATGCACGCTTCAAGACCTACGGCTGCGGCTCCGCCATTGCCTCGTCGTCGCTGGTGACCGAGTGGGTCAAGGGCAAGACGCTGGACGAAGCGGCGGCGCTCAAGAACAGCGAGATCGCGCAGGAGCTGGCATTGCCGCCGGTGAAAATCCATTGCTCCATCCTGGCCGAAGACGCCATCAAGGCTGCCGTCAGCGACTACAAGGCCAAGCACGGCGCGGCCGTTCCCGCAAATGCCTGA